From Bacteroidota bacterium, the proteins below share one genomic window:
- a CDS encoding response regulator transcription factor: protein MSYAPAAPLLLVAESTAEHRQLAEFLSDAGCSLTWVHRSSDALPVLANLDTGAVILDSGNNLLASLELCFSIKSAHHHRNLRVIILGHTNESREEIAAFDAGADDFIRRPLEPEIVFKRLRARLDYPANGRAQFANSKDNLIIDREAYAVYLNQQPVPVSRKEFELLHLMAAQPGKVFTREEIFEKVWKRKPSQNDRTIDVHILRLRRKLGSDFITTQKGIGYRFMQA, encoded by the coding sequence ATGTCCTACGCACCCGCAGCACCTTTACTTCTCGTAGCCGAATCCACCGCCGAACACCGCCAGCTTGCAGAATTCCTGAGTGATGCCGGTTGTTCGCTCACCTGGGTGCATCGCAGTTCCGATGCCCTTCCCGTACTGGCTAACCTGGATACCGGCGCTGTCATCCTTGACTCCGGAAACAATCTTCTGGCAAGCCTGGAACTATGCTTTTCCATCAAATCGGCTCATCATCACCGCAATCTTCGTGTCATCATCCTGGGTCATACCAATGAAAGCCGGGAAGAGATCGCGGCCTTTGATGCAGGGGCCGACGACTTTATCCGCAGGCCGCTGGAGCCGGAGATCGTATTCAAACGGCTGCGTGCCCGACTTGACTATCCGGCAAACGGACGGGCGCAGTTTGCCAATAGCAAAGACAATCTGATCATTGACCGTGAGGCGTATGCCGTGTATCTCAACCAGCAACCTGTACCGGTTTCGCGTAAGGAATTCGAGCTGTTGCACCTGATGGCGGCACAACCGGGTAAAGTATTTACCCGGGAAGAGATCTTCGAAAAGGTCTGGAAGCGCAAGCCTTCCCAAAATGACCGGACCATTGATGTCCACATTCTCCGTTTACGCAGAAAACTGGGATCTGATTTCATTACCACCCAGAAGGGAATCGGCTACCGTTTCATGCAAGCCTGA
- a CDS encoding T9SS type A sorting domain-containing protein, which produces MKQLYILAALLLGLNLGVRAQSVITVSGDISANTTWTSNNIYLLSGFVYVTNNAELTIEPGTVIKGDKATKGSLIITRGSKIWADGTSSAPIVFTSNEPVGTRTYGDWGGLIILGKASINDPAGEKVIEGGVDPVKGLYGGTDDADNSGTLRYVRIEFPGIAFQPNNEINGLTLGGVGNGTTIDYVMVSFSGDDAFECFGGTVNAKHLISYRTLDDDFDTDFGFRGKMQFLVALRDSNVADVSGSNGFESDNDATGSTNNPLTQPIYSNVTIIGPMTTASTQINSNFKRGSHLRRSCKTSIFNSAIAGFPTGLLVDGANCEANATNNELQYQHNVLAGCATPLAVASGSSWDISAWFTTPAYGNEQLTNSSDLQLMDPNNYANPDFMPSAGSPLLSGADFSSNYLNDPFFESVSYRGAFGNSDWTNGWANYDCENTNYTVGISEINSIRSISAYPNPAHRFAVVSFSLEQASDLSVSVIDLEGREVISLQPERYLAGEHRIELNVEALARGIYTLVMRNESAITTLRLAVN; this is translated from the coding sequence ATGAAACAACTCTACATTCTCGCGGCTCTTCTCCTGGGACTCAACCTGGGCGTACGTGCACAAAGTGTGATCACCGTGAGCGGCGACATCAGCGCCAACACGACCTGGACGAGCAACAACATCTACCTGCTCAGCGGATTCGTCTATGTAACGAACAACGCGGAACTGACGATCGAACCGGGTACCGTCATCAAGGGCGATAAAGCCACCAAAGGAAGTCTCATCATTACCCGCGGCTCGAAGATCTGGGCCGACGGCACCTCATCCGCACCGATCGTTTTCACGTCCAACGAGCCGGTCGGCACCCGCACCTATGGTGATTGGGGCGGACTGATCATCCTTGGGAAAGCGTCTATCAATGATCCTGCCGGCGAGAAAGTCATCGAAGGCGGTGTGGATCCCGTCAAAGGACTCTATGGCGGAACAGATGACGCCGATAATTCTGGAACCCTGCGATATGTCCGGATTGAATTTCCGGGAATCGCCTTTCAGCCGAACAACGAGATCAACGGACTTACACTCGGAGGCGTTGGCAACGGAACTACCATCGATTATGTCATGGTCAGCTTCTCCGGCGACGATGCATTCGAATGCTTTGGTGGTACGGTGAACGCGAAGCACCTGATCTCCTACCGTACACTGGATGATGATTTCGACACGGACTTCGGCTTCCGTGGAAAGATGCAATTCCTGGTAGCCTTGCGTGACAGCAATGTAGCGGACGTTTCCGGTTCGAACGGCTTCGAGTCCGACAATGATGCGACGGGGTCCACCAACAACCCGCTGACGCAGCCCATCTATTCCAATGTAACGATCATCGGACCGATGACTACGGCTTCCACGCAAATCAACAGCAACTTCAAACGCGGCTCCCACCTTCGCCGTTCCTGCAAGACGAGCATCTTCAACAGCGCCATCGCGGGTTTCCCGACGGGGCTCCTGGTTGACGGTGCCAACTGCGAAGCCAACGCTACCAATAATGAGCTCCAATACCAACATAACGTACTGGCCGGTTGTGCAACGCCGCTTGCCGTCGCCAGTGGTTCTTCCTGGGACATCAGTGCCTGGTTCACTACTCCCGCATATGGTAATGAACAACTCACCAACAGTTCCGACCTGCAATTGATGGATCCGAACAACTATGCCAATCCCGACTTCATGCCTTCTGCCGGCTCTCCCCTGCTTTCGGGAGCGGACTTCTCCTCGAACTACCTGAACGATCCGTTCTTCGAGAGTGTCAGCTACCGGGGCGCGTTTGGAAACAGCGATTGGACAAACGGTTGGGCCAACTACGACTGCGAGAATACCAACTACACGGTTGGAATCAGCGAGATCAACTCGATTCGCTCCATCTCCGCCTACCCGAATCCGGCTCATCGCTTTGCAGTCGTTTCCTTTTCACTCGAGCAGGCTTCCGATCTTTCGGTATCCGTTATCGATCTGGAAGGCCGTGAGGTAATTTCCCTGCAACCGGAACGCTATTTAGCAGGAGAACATCGCATCGAATTGAACGTGGAAGCGCTTGCCCGGGGCATCTACACCCTCGTCATGCGCAACGAATCAGCGATCACGACGCTGCGCCTTGCGGTCAATTGA